Within Pseudomonadota bacterium, the genomic segment CGCGTTCCACAGCCAGAGGCCTCACACTTCGATCGCTTGACCATCCCCCATCCGCAAGTGGTTCGCAATACCCGAGACGTGGTCCGCCTCGCGGTGGTTGACGTACAACACCGTCGTCTCCGTGCCGCGACAGATGTGCTCAACCAGCGCCAACACCCGGCTGCGGTTGATGTCATCGAGGCCGATGCAAGGCTCGTCGAGGATCAGCAGGTTCGGGTGCTTGACCATGGCCCGCGCGATCAGCGCGAGCCGTTGATCGCCGAATGACAGGCCTGAGAACGGCTGGTCGGCGCGGTCGCTCAAGCCCATCACCGCGAGCCACGCCGCCGCGATCGCCTTGTGCTCGTCGCTTGCGCGCCGGTACAGGCCGATGCTGTCGTAGAACCCCGACACCACCGCGTTGCGCAGCGAGACGCTGACCTTGTACTCCCACTGCAGGGCACTGCTGACATAGCCGATGTGCTGCTTGATGTCCCAGATGCTCTCACCGCTGCCGCGCTGCATGCCGAACACGACGATGTCGTTCACGTAGCACTGTGGGTGGTCACCGGTGATCAGGTTCAGCAAGCAGGTCTTGCCGCTGCCGTTCGGCCCGCTGAGCTGCCAGTGCTGGCCAGGCTCGACGGCCCAATCAACCCCGTCGAACACCACCTTCTCGCCGTAGGCGACGCGCCCGCCGCGCAACGCGACGAGCGGTGCGGCGGGGTCGAGCGCCGGCGGACGGTCGGCCACCGGCGCAGCCGGCAGGCTGATGTCCTGCTGACTGATGTGCAGGAGGCGCCGCACGTCGGCGGCCGCGTCGGTGTCGGCCAGCGAAACGCGGTGCTGCAGCACGGCGTCACCGACGTAGCCCAGGTGCGAGACAAAGTCTGGCACGTCGTCGAAGCGGTTCAGCACGAAGACCATCTGCGTGGTGTCGGCCACCCCCGCGAGCACGCGGTGGAGGGTGGCGCAGGCGGCAACGTCGAGCCCCTCGAAGGGCTCGTCGAGCACAAGCAGCGCCGGCCGACTCGCGAGCGCCCGAATCAGCAACAGCTTGCGCGTTTCGCCTGTCGAGAGCTTGCGGAAACTCTGCGTGAGCAGCGGCGCGACGCCGAGGGCGGTGACGAGCTCCGCCTGCAGCGCGTCGTCCTGGCAGCCCTCGCGCATCACCTCACCCGCCGGTGTGCCCTCGGAGATCACGTCGAGGATGTC encodes:
- the modF gene encoding molybdate ABC transporter ATP-binding protein ModF, which gives rise to MPSIHLHDAEIALGDHFTVRCPDWTLEPGQHWVLIGPNGAGKSALAAALAGEGDWLGGSCTGRPAAVAVVSFEAQAALIEAERRKDDADILDVISEGTPAGEVMREGCQDDALQAELVTALGVAPLLTQSFRKLSTGETRKLLLIRALASRPALLVLDEPFEGLDVAACATLHRVLAGVADTTQMVFVLNRFDDVPDFVSHLGYVGDAVLQHRVSLADTDAAADVRRLLHISQQDISLPAAPVADRPPALDPAAPLVALRGGRVAYGEKVVFDGVDWAVEPGQHWQLSGPNGSGKTCLLNLITGDHPQCYVNDIVVFGMQRGSGESIWDIKQHIGYVSSALQWEYKVSVSLRNAVVSGFYDSIGLYRRASDEHKAIAAAWLAVMGLSDRADQPFSGLSFGDQRLALIARAMVKHPNLLILDEPCIGLDDINRSRVLALVEHICRGTETTVLYVNHREADHVSGIANHLRMGDGQAIEV